The following are encoded together in the Osmia lignaria lignaria isolate PbOS001 chromosome 6, iyOsmLign1, whole genome shotgun sequence genome:
- the LOC117601711 gene encoding tubulin alpha-3 chain isoform X1 — protein MAKKRECISIHIGQAGVQMGNACWELYCLEHGIHPDGQMPSDSTVGSGEDSFNTFFSETDSGKHVPRAVFVDLEPTVVDEVRTGTYRQLFHPEQLITGKEDAANNYARGHYTIGKEIIDLTLDRIRRLTEMCKGLQGFLIFHSFGGGTGSGFSSLLMEQLSADYPKKSKLTFSIYPAPQVSTAVVEPYNAILYTHPTLEHCEVAFIVDNQAIYELCRRNLNIDRPTYTNLNRLIGQIVSSITASLRFDGALNVDITEFQTNLVPYPRIHFPLATYAPVLSAENAGHERISVADITNSCFEPNHQMVNCDPRNGKYMAVCMLYRGDVVPKDVNSAIATLKRQKHVQFVEWCPTGFKVGINYQPPTVVPGGDLAKVERAVCCLCNTTAIVEAWARIDHKFDLMYAKRAFVHWFVGEGMEEGEFAEAREDLAALELDYREVQEDAVNTEDEEEY, from the exons atggcAAAGAAG CGGGAATGCATATCTATCCACATCGGACAAGCAGGAGTCCAAATGGGTAATGCGTGTTGGGAACTGTATTGTTTAGAGCATGGAATCCATCCTGACGGGCAAATGCCCAGCGATTCCACCGTAGGTTCCGGAGAGGATTCTTTCAATACATTTTTTTCCGAAACAGACTCTGGAAAGCACGTTCCAAGAGCAGTTTTCGTTGATCTTGAACCAACAGTAGTAG ATGAAGTTCGTACAGGTACGTACAGGCAGTTGTTTCATCCAGAAcaattaattactggaaaagaGGATGCCGCAAATAATTATGCTCGAGGACATTATACGATAG GGAAAGAAATCATAGATCTCACTTTGGATCGAATTCGAAGGCTCACCGAAATGTGCAAAGGTTTGCAaggttttttaattttccattcaTTCGGTGGTGGTACAGGATCAGGATTTTCAAGCTTATTGATGGAACAATTGTCCGCCGATTATCCTAAAAAAAGTAAACTGACCTTTAGTATTTATCCGGCGCCTCAG GTATCGACGGCGGTTGTAGAACCATATAACGCAATTCTTTATACACATCCAACATTAGAACACTGCGAGGTGGCCTTCATAGTTGACAATCAA GCTATTTATGAGCTGTGTAGAAGGAACTTGAACATCGACAGACCTACATATACAAATTTGAATCGTTTAATTGGACAAATCGTTTCCTCGATAACAGCCAGTTTACGATTCGATGGAGCTCTTAACGTTGATATTACCgaatttcaaacaaatttagTTCCATATCCTCGTATCCATTTTCCTTTG GCAACATACGCTCCCGTTTTATCGGCTGAGAATGCGGGTCATGAAAGAATTAGCGTAGCAGATATAACAAACTCTTGTTTTGAACCAAATCATCAAATGGTAAATTGCGATCCTCGAAACGGTAAATATATGGCTGTGTGTATGCTTTACAGAGGAGATGTAGTCCCAAAAGATGTAAATTCGGCGATAGCAACTCTCAAAAGGCAGAAACATGTTCAATTTGTTGAATGGTGTCCGACCGGTTTTAAG GTGGGAATTAATTATCAACCTCCTACTGTGGTACCAGGCGGTGATCTTGCTAAAGTAGAAAGGGCTGTATGTTGCCTCTGCAATACTACTGCCATAGTAGAAGCATGGGCTAGAATTGATCACAAATTTGATCTCATGTACGCCAAAAGAGCATTCGTTCATTg GTTCGTTGGTGAAGGTAtggaagaaggtgaattcgCTGAAGCGAGAGAAGATTTAGCAGCTTTAGAACTGGATTATCGAGAAGTACAGGAAGATGCTGTTAATaccgaagatgaagaagaatacTAA
- the Caf1-105 gene encoding chromatin assembly factor 1, p105 subunit, with product MWCTTPEISWHNRDPVLSIDIQAGIYETSKKETFWRLATGGADSHVLIWHLTSSESGDVTVKCVADLERHQRAVNVVRFSPSKDILASGDDESTIVLWKQKEDCEFFIASDESENKEQWISWKALRGHLEDVYDISWSPNSNMLVSGSVDNTAILWDVHKGRSVAILSDHKGFVQGVSWDPCNQYICTISTDRICRLIDINTKKTVQKAYRAKIPTPSDHPVKDKTVRLFYDDTFKSFFRRLTFSLDGMLLIVPSGIIEPVETTEKIYNATVIFSRYNLKEPLILLPTLDECTIAVRCCPIYFELRKDSRTPTVALPYRMVFAVATQHSVFIYDTQQISPISVISNIHYTRLTDVTWSSDGKILIVSSTDGYCSIIHFQKGELGEEYKKESSTPTTHNVSNDCKQTQTLSNDSKTEDYLPTVDIDNSAIDIDIEHEMKTSNKESDSILNENNKLLNDSTIPKQELNNKAEFEETEDVKLIYTEESTNEVDKVNTKILSKAPRRVQLITLSSPKGYKKDIT from the exons atgtgGTGCACAACTCCTGAAATTTCATGGCATAATCGTGATCCAGTTTTAAGTATTGATATACAAGCTGGAATCTATGAAACgtcaaaaaaagaaactttctgGCGACTTGCAACTGGCGGCGCCGATTCGCATGTTTtg ATTTGGCATTTAACTTCAAGCGAAAGTGGAGATGTTACAGTAAAATGTGTAGCCGATTTAGAACGACACCAAAGAGCGGTGAACGTAGTACGGTTTTCACCTTCAAAAGATATTTTAGCTTCAGGAGACGATG AGTCAACAATTGTCTTATGGAAACAAAAAGAGGACTGTGAATTTTTTATTGCCTCTGATGAAAGTGAGAATAAAGAACAATGGATTTCTTGGAAAGCATTAAGAGGACACCTTGAAGATGTTTATGATATTAGTTGGTCTCCAAATTCTAATATGCTAGTCTCAGGATCTGTAGATAATACAGCAATTTTATGGGATGTTCATAAGGGTCGATCTGTAGCTATATTATCTGACCACAAGGGGTTTGTACAAGGAGTTTCATGGGATCCTTGCAATCAGTACATATGTACCATAAGCACAGACAG GATATGTCGTTTGATTGATATTAATACCAAGAAAACAGTGCAAAAAGCTTACAGAGCTAAAATTCCAACTCCATCTGATCATCCTGTAAAAGATAAAACAGTTAGATTATTTTATGATGATACCTTTAAGTCATTTTTCAGAAGATTAACATTTTCCTTAGATGGAATGTTACTTATTGTACCATCTGGCATAATTGAACCTGTGGAGACtacagaaaaaatatataatgcAACTGTAATTTTTTCAAGATACAATTTAAAAGA ACCTCTTATACTCTTACCCACTTTGGATGAATGTACTATTGCAGTTAGATGTTGTccaatttattttgaattacGGAAAGATAGTCGAACACCTACAGTAGCATTACCTTACAGAATGGTATTTGCAGTTGCTACACAGCATTCAGTATTCATATATGATACTCAACAAATTTCACCAATTTCGGTTATATCAAATATTCATTACACAAGATTAACTGATGTCACATGGTCAAGTGatggtaaaattttaattgtgtCATCGACAGATGGTTATTGTTCTATAATACATTTTCAGAAGGGAGAACTAGGTGAAGAGTATAAAAAGGAAAGTAGTACCCCAACAACACATAATGTTAGTAATGATTGTAAACAAACTCAAACATTAAGTAATGATAGTAAAACTGAGGATTATTTACCAACCGTTGATATAGATAACAGTGCTATCGATATTGATATAGAACACGAAATGAAAACTTCCAACAAAGAATCAGATAGTATactaaatgaaaataacaaactGTTAAATGATAGTACTATTCCAAAAcaagaattaaataataagGCAGAATTTGAAGAAACTGAAgatgttaaattaatttataccgAAGAAAGTACTAATGAAGTTGATAAAGTGAATACAAAAATTCTTAGCAAAGCTCCCCGAAGAGTGCAATTAATTACACTTTCTAGCCCCAAAGGATACAAAAAAGATATAACgtaa
- the LOC117601711 gene encoding tubulin alpha-3 chain isoform X2 → MRECISIHIGQAGVQMGNACWELYCLEHGIHPDGQMPSDSTVGSGEDSFNTFFSETDSGKHVPRAVFVDLEPTVVDEVRTGTYRQLFHPEQLITGKEDAANNYARGHYTIGKEIIDLTLDRIRRLTEMCKGLQGFLIFHSFGGGTGSGFSSLLMEQLSADYPKKSKLTFSIYPAPQVSTAVVEPYNAILYTHPTLEHCEVAFIVDNQAIYELCRRNLNIDRPTYTNLNRLIGQIVSSITASLRFDGALNVDITEFQTNLVPYPRIHFPLATYAPVLSAENAGHERISVADITNSCFEPNHQMVNCDPRNGKYMAVCMLYRGDVVPKDVNSAIATLKRQKHVQFVEWCPTGFKVGINYQPPTVVPGGDLAKVERAVCCLCNTTAIVEAWARIDHKFDLMYAKRAFVHWFVGEGMEEGEFAEAREDLAALELDYREVQEDAVNTEDEEEY, encoded by the exons ATG CGGGAATGCATATCTATCCACATCGGACAAGCAGGAGTCCAAATGGGTAATGCGTGTTGGGAACTGTATTGTTTAGAGCATGGAATCCATCCTGACGGGCAAATGCCCAGCGATTCCACCGTAGGTTCCGGAGAGGATTCTTTCAATACATTTTTTTCCGAAACAGACTCTGGAAAGCACGTTCCAAGAGCAGTTTTCGTTGATCTTGAACCAACAGTAGTAG ATGAAGTTCGTACAGGTACGTACAGGCAGTTGTTTCATCCAGAAcaattaattactggaaaagaGGATGCCGCAAATAATTATGCTCGAGGACATTATACGATAG GGAAAGAAATCATAGATCTCACTTTGGATCGAATTCGAAGGCTCACCGAAATGTGCAAAGGTTTGCAaggttttttaattttccattcaTTCGGTGGTGGTACAGGATCAGGATTTTCAAGCTTATTGATGGAACAATTGTCCGCCGATTATCCTAAAAAAAGTAAACTGACCTTTAGTATTTATCCGGCGCCTCAG GTATCGACGGCGGTTGTAGAACCATATAACGCAATTCTTTATACACATCCAACATTAGAACACTGCGAGGTGGCCTTCATAGTTGACAATCAA GCTATTTATGAGCTGTGTAGAAGGAACTTGAACATCGACAGACCTACATATACAAATTTGAATCGTTTAATTGGACAAATCGTTTCCTCGATAACAGCCAGTTTACGATTCGATGGAGCTCTTAACGTTGATATTACCgaatttcaaacaaatttagTTCCATATCCTCGTATCCATTTTCCTTTG GCAACATACGCTCCCGTTTTATCGGCTGAGAATGCGGGTCATGAAAGAATTAGCGTAGCAGATATAACAAACTCTTGTTTTGAACCAAATCATCAAATGGTAAATTGCGATCCTCGAAACGGTAAATATATGGCTGTGTGTATGCTTTACAGAGGAGATGTAGTCCCAAAAGATGTAAATTCGGCGATAGCAACTCTCAAAAGGCAGAAACATGTTCAATTTGTTGAATGGTGTCCGACCGGTTTTAAG GTGGGAATTAATTATCAACCTCCTACTGTGGTACCAGGCGGTGATCTTGCTAAAGTAGAAAGGGCTGTATGTTGCCTCTGCAATACTACTGCCATAGTAGAAGCATGGGCTAGAATTGATCACAAATTTGATCTCATGTACGCCAAAAGAGCATTCGTTCATTg GTTCGTTGGTGAAGGTAtggaagaaggtgaattcgCTGAAGCGAGAGAAGATTTAGCAGCTTTAGAACTGGATTATCGAGAAGTACAGGAAGATGCTGTTAATaccgaagatgaagaagaatacTAA